A single window of uncultured Fibrobacter sp. DNA harbors:
- a CDS encoding type II toxin-antitoxin system RelB/DinJ family antitoxin: MGTTMNTISARIDSKLKTQAENLFDQLGMNMSTAITVFLKQVVRLRKIPFEIALDTPNDETIAAMTEANEIASGKRKAKSYKNANAMIKDILNE; encoded by the coding sequence ATGGGAACCACAATGAATACAATCAGCGCAAGAATTGATTCAAAGCTCAAAACACAAGCCGAAAACCTGTTCGACCAACTCGGGATGAACATGTCAACGGCAATCACCGTTTTCTTGAAGCAGGTCGTCCGTCTACGCAAGATTCCTTTTGAAATTGCACTTGACACCCCAAACGACGAGACCATCGCTGCCATGACCGAAGCAAACGAAATTGCCAGCGGCAAGCGCAAGGCTAAATCTTACAAGAACGCAAACGCAATGATCAAGGACATTCTAAACGAATAA
- a CDS encoding diguanylate cyclase gives MRIPIHRKIFGLSLSGLILCTLSLGGLALYFTSDILQKRSQEFLQNRLIVEQHKIVPLFTDIEHFANGIAAPILSDIPSIEALKQEKSRNEITEKINDYIMASLGNIKNATSAYLRYNPELTPPTSGLFISKNPETGEFQNMTPTDLSKYDSSDTEHVGWYYQPTKVGKPTWLLPYQNKNINVYMISYVVPLTKFDQDIGIIGIDLNFSHIIKFVSSIKVYQTGYAFLEDENGKIIVHPKLKPGSTLKPKKGYRALRTQLPNGMSFGIRVPEAEINAERYKLLVEIFIFAVFLLILFSFISAMVAYSITRPILNLTETANKLISGNMKVQFKVETNDEIGDLSKSFQTAKDHMQEYLGQIQGLAYRDSLTGIRNRTAYDAYCKEVDTKIASKQLREFGILVCNLNYLKSINDNYGHDNGNAYLVNCCKLICDIFCHSPVFRISGDEFVVILMGNDLRNRGDLITRINKRMNASTTAESAWERLSIACGYSLKDINDTNVAMVQKRAEKEMYRIKKEMKNSRKVDHESGLLHQ, from the coding sequence ATGAGAATACCGATTCACAGGAAAATATTCGGGTTGTCGCTGTCCGGCTTGATCCTCTGTACCCTCTCGCTAGGAGGGCTGGCACTTTATTTCACCAGCGACATTCTGCAGAAGCGTTCGCAGGAATTCCTCCAGAACAGGCTTATCGTTGAGCAGCACAAGATTGTTCCCCTCTTTACCGATATCGAGCATTTCGCAAACGGCATCGCAGCACCCATCCTCAGCGACATCCCCTCGATAGAAGCCCTCAAGCAAGAAAAATCCCGCAACGAGATTACAGAAAAAATCAACGACTACATCATGGCCTCGCTGGGCAACATCAAGAACGCAACCTCGGCTTACTTGCGGTACAATCCGGAACTTACGCCCCCCACCTCCGGGCTTTTCATCTCGAAAAATCCGGAAACCGGCGAATTCCAGAACATGACCCCCACCGACCTTTCGAAATACGACTCCAGCGATACGGAGCACGTAGGCTGGTATTACCAACCCACCAAAGTCGGCAAACCCACATGGCTGCTCCCCTACCAGAACAAGAATATCAACGTCTACATGATTTCTTACGTTGTCCCGCTCACCAAGTTCGACCAGGACATCGGCATCATCGGGATCGACCTGAACTTCAGCCATATTATCAAATTCGTTTCTAGCATTAAAGTTTACCAAACAGGATACGCATTCCTCGAAGACGAAAACGGGAAAATCATCGTCCACCCCAAGCTGAAACCGGGCAGTACCCTCAAACCTAAAAAAGGGTACCGCGCACTGCGCACCCAGCTACCGAACGGGATGTCTTTTGGCATCCGGGTTCCCGAAGCCGAAATCAACGCCGAGCGTTACAAGCTCCTTGTGGAAATTTTCATCTTCGCCGTCTTCCTGCTAATCCTGTTCTCGTTCATATCGGCAATGGTGGCCTATTCCATCACAAGGCCCATCCTCAACTTGACAGAAACAGCGAACAAGCTGATTAGCGGCAATATGAAGGTGCAATTCAAGGTCGAGACCAACGACGAAATTGGCGACCTTTCTAAAAGTTTCCAGACAGCGAAAGACCACATGCAAGAATACCTTGGCCAAATCCAAGGGCTCGCCTACAGGGACTCGCTTACCGGCATACGCAACCGCACCGCTTACGACGCCTACTGCAAAGAAGTAGACACAAAAATAGCGAGCAAGCAACTGCGCGAATTCGGCATCCTGGTTTGCAACCTCAACTACCTAAAGTCCATTAACGACAATTACGGGCACGACAACGGCAACGCCTATCTTGTCAACTGCTGCAAGTTGATATGCGATATTTTCTGTCATAGCCCCGTTTTCCGCATCAGTGGCGATGAATTCGTTGTCATTCTCATGGGCAACGACCTGCGAAACCGCGGCGACCTCATCACGCGCATCAACAAGAGGATGAACGCATCGACCACAGCCGAGAGCGCTTGGGAACGGTTGAGTATCGCATGCGGATATTCACTCAAAGACATCAACGACACAAACGTCGCCATGGTCCAAAAGCGTGCCGAAAAAGAAATGTACCGAATCAAGAAAGAGATGAAGAATTCACGGAAAGTCGACCACGAAAGCGGCTTGCTCCACCAATAA
- a CDS encoding type II toxin-antitoxin system YafQ family toxin, translating to MMEIKTTSKFRKDLKQAKKKGLNMALLQKVVDDLAAGKKLDDRHHDHALVGDWVSFRECHIQPDWLLIYKISGDTLILTLARTGSHSELFRK from the coding sequence ATAATGGAAATCAAGACCACATCAAAGTTCAGGAAGGATCTTAAGCAGGCAAAAAAGAAAGGGCTAAATATGGCCCTCCTGCAAAAGGTCGTTGATGATTTGGCGGCAGGGAAAAAGCTAGACGACCGGCACCATGACCACGCCCTCGTCGGCGATTGGGTTTCTTTTCGCGAATGCCACATTCAGCCGGACTGGCTGTTGATTTACAAGATTTCAGGCGACACGCTCATATTGACGCTAGCGCGAACAGGCTCGCACAGCGAGTTGTTTAGGAAATAG
- a CDS encoding DUF167 domain-containing protein, which translates to MRINIKVHARSKRDSITALPDGSFKVDVKAPPVDGAANEAICELVANHFKVHKRDVEVVLGSTSNKKVIEVRGK; encoded by the coding sequence ATGCGCATCAACATCAAGGTCCATGCGCGGAGCAAACGTGACAGCATCACGGCCCTGCCCGACGGAAGTTTCAAGGTGGATGTCAAGGCCCCACCCGTAGACGGGGCGGCCAACGAAGCCATCTGCGAACTTGTTGCAAATCACTTCAAAGTCCACAAGCGGGATGTAGAAGTCGTGTTGGGGAGCACTAGCAACAAGAAGGTCATCGAAGTGCGAGGAAAGTGA
- a CDS encoding DivIVA domain-containing protein, with the protein MELTPLDIRNQTFHKKNFGGVDADEVKAFLETAAVAFEQMSRDRTDLTERLKIAEQRVNYYKQIEKTIQDAVVTMQKTVDEVKATAEKEAEIIIAEAKARATREVENTKREAENLRMEIEQLKQLRSNYFIRCRALIRGQEELLEAMETDQRELEAMSPKEPTSGSIGNVLA; encoded by the coding sequence ATGGAACTGACACCATTGGACATCCGAAATCAAACTTTCCACAAGAAAAATTTCGGCGGAGTCGACGCGGACGAGGTCAAGGCATTCCTAGAGACTGCCGCCGTCGCCTTTGAACAGATGTCAAGAGACCGCACCGACCTGACCGAACGGCTCAAGATTGCGGAACAACGCGTAAACTATTACAAGCAAATCGAGAAGACCATCCAAGACGCAGTCGTCACCATGCAGAAGACGGTAGACGAAGTCAAAGCGACTGCCGAAAAAGAAGCTGAAATCATCATCGCCGAAGCCAAGGCCAGGGCAACCCGCGAAGTGGAAAACACCAAGCGCGAAGCCGAAAACCTCCGCATGGAAATCGAGCAGCTGAAGCAGCTCCGCAGCAACTACTTTATCCGTTGCCGTGCACTCATCCGTGGCCAGGAAGAACTCCTGGAAGCTATGGAAACCGACCAACGCGAGCTGGAAGCCATGTCTCCGAAGGAGCCCACCAGCGGATCGATCGGGAACGTTTTGGCATAG